From Gallus gallus isolate bGalGal1 chromosome 14, bGalGal1.mat.broiler.GRCg7b, whole genome shotgun sequence, one genomic window encodes:
- the HS3ST6 gene encoding heparan sulfate glucosamine 3-O-sulfotransferase 6, translating to MGCSGRLLGPVGGRRASLLLTMILFFTYFFYCLPGPCEPLPPALLLPPPAALPDGAAPTAAGDAGPALGGGSRRFPQAIIVGVKKGGTRALLEFLRVHPGVRAVGAEPHFFDRCYEKGLRWYRSLMPRTLEGQITMEKTPSYFVTKEAPRRIYNMSRDTKLIVVVRNPVTRAISDYTQTLSKNPTIPSFQDLAFKNISTGLIDTSWSAVRIGIYAKHLDNWLQYFPLSKFLFVSGERLVSDPAGEMGRVQDFLGLKRVVTDKHFYFNQTKGFPCLKKPEGSSKPRCLGKSKGRPHPKIEGQVVQRLQEFYRPFNMKFYQMTGQDFGWD from the exons GGACGGCGCGCCTCGCTGCTCCTCACCATGATCCTCTTCTTCACCTACTTCTTCTACTGCCTGCCCGGGCCCTGCGAGCCGCTGCCGCCCGCCCTGCTGTtgccgccgcccgccgcgctcCCCGACGGCGCGGCTCCGACGGCAGCGGGGGACGCGGGCCCGGCGTTGGGCGGCGGCAGTCGGCGCTTCCCGCAAGCCATCATCGTGGGCGTGAAGAAGGGCGGGACGCGGGCGCTGCTGGAGTTCCTGCGGGTGCACCCCGGGGTGCGCGCGGTGGGCGCTGAGCCGCATTTCTTCGACAGGTGCTACGAGAAGGGGCTGCGCTGGTACAG GAGCTTGATGCCACGGACGCTAGAAGGGCAGATCACGATGGAGAAGACCCCCAGCTACTTTGTCACCAAGGAGGCTCCGCGGCGCATCTACAACATGTCGCGGGACACCAAGCTGATCGTGGTGGTGCGCAACCCCGTCACCCGCGCCATCTCGGACTACACGCAGACGCTTTCCAAAAACCCCACCATCCCCAGCTTCCAGGACTTGGCCTTCAAAAACATCAGCACGGGACTGATCGACACAAGCTGGAGCGCAGTCAGGATCGGGATCTACGCCAAGCACCTAGACAACTGGCTGCAGTACTTCCCACTCTCCAAATTCCTCTTTGTTAGTGGGGAGAGGCTGGTCAGTGACCCGGCTGGGGAGATGGGCCGCGTCCAGGACTTCCTGGGTCTCAAGAGGGTGGTGACGGAcaaacatttctatttcaaCCAGACAAAGGGCTTTCCCTGCCTGAAGAAGCCGGAGGGCAGCAGCAAGCCCCGCTGCCTGGGCAAGTCCAAGGGGCGGCCGCACCCCAAGATCGAGGGGCAGGTGGTACAGCGCCTGCAGGAGTTCTACAGACCCTTCAACATGAAGTTTTACCAGATGACGGGGCAGGACTTTGGCTGGGACTGA